The following proteins are encoded in a genomic region of Enterocloster clostridioformis:
- the mtnK gene encoding S-methyl-5-thioribose kinase: MSRFDHYFQMNVGDVIEYTLEKATEIPWDRDSMEAVVPPSHGNLNYVYRVWDGKGHSIYIKQAGSEARISKDIKPSRDRNRLESEILMLEDQYAPGMVPHVYFFDTVMCACGMEDCSDYAVMRDAMLKHETFPRFAEDVSTFMVNTLLLSSDVVMDHKEKKELVKKFISPDLCDITEKLVLMEPYMDLYDRNNVYAPNRDFVKKELYEDEALRLEVSKLKFRFMTDAQALLHGDLHTGSIFIRQDSTKIFDCEFGTYAPMGYDVGNVVANLIFAYDNGLSADDGPFCDWCLKTIEETVDLFIEKFSRKYDEAVTEPMAKVKGFKEWYFGGILKDTAGYAGTELHRRTVGMANVVDVTAIQDETKRLLAERINILAGKDYIMNQGSFRTGADYAAAVLRAKEAAQKTL; the protein is encoded by the coding sequence ATGTCAAGATTTGATCATTATTTTCAGATGAACGTGGGGGATGTCATTGAGTATACGCTGGAGAAAGCCACGGAAATTCCATGGGACCGCGATTCTATGGAGGCAGTGGTTCCTCCTTCCCATGGCAACCTGAACTATGTGTATCGTGTATGGGACGGCAAGGGACATTCCATCTACATCAAACAGGCCGGATCCGAGGCCAGGATATCCAAGGACATAAAACCATCCAGGGACAGAAACCGCCTGGAGTCCGAAATACTCATGCTGGAGGACCAGTATGCGCCGGGAATGGTACCTCATGTGTATTTCTTTGACACCGTCATGTGCGCCTGCGGCATGGAGGACTGCTCTGATTATGCGGTCATGCGCGACGCCATGTTAAAGCATGAGACCTTCCCAAGATTCGCTGAGGACGTATCCACCTTTATGGTGAACACCCTTCTTTTGAGCAGCGATGTGGTTATGGACCACAAGGAGAAGAAAGAGCTGGTAAAAAAGTTCATTTCTCCGGACCTCTGTGATATCACGGAAAAACTTGTGCTCATGGAGCCATATATGGATTTGTATGACAGGAACAATGTGTATGCGCCCAACCGGGATTTTGTGAAGAAGGAGCTCTATGAGGACGAGGCGCTCCGCCTGGAGGTGAGCAAGCTTAAATTCCGGTTTATGACAGATGCCCAGGCGCTTCTGCACGGCGATCTTCACACGGGATCCATCTTTATCCGCCAGGATTCAACAAAGATATTTGACTGTGAATTCGGAACCTATGCGCCTATGGGCTATGATGTGGGCAATGTGGTGGCCAACCTGATATTCGCATATGACAACGGACTTTCCGCGGACGACGGACCATTCTGCGACTGGTGCCTTAAGACCATTGAGGAGACAGTGGATCTCTTTATTGAAAAGTTCAGCAGGAAGTATGACGAGGCAGTGACAGAGCCAATGGCTAAGGTAAAGGGCTTTAAGGAGTGGTATTTTGGCGGAATCCTTAAGGATACCGCCGGTTATGCAGGCACGGAGCTGCACCGCAGGACCGTGGGCATGGCCAATGTAGTGGATGTGACCGCCATTCAGGATGAAACGAAACGCCTCCTTGCGGAGCGCATCAATATACTGGCAGGCAAGGATTATATTATGAACCAGGGCTCCTTTAGGACCGGGGCTGATTACGCTGCGGCAGTGTTAAGGGCAAAGGAAGCAGCCCAAAAGACGCTTTAA
- the mtnA gene encoding S-methyl-5-thioribose-1-phosphate isomerase, whose product MTVEEFFDQVITVRMREDRSSLDIIDQTLLPGTIKRINLNTKEEIWEAIKKLRVRGAPAIGAAAAYGIALLASGIAGDQYDAFYSRFKELKDYLASSRPTAVNLFWALNRMEAAVTANKERDVTAIKELLFEEADKIREEDIQISRGIGEIGFGLLKELKKEGREIGILTHCNAGTLATAKYGTATAPMYIALEKGWPGTAMHVYCDETRPLLQGARLTSFELYNAGITTTLQCDNMASILMKSGKIDIIFVGCDRVARNGDAANKIGTSGVAILAKHYGIPFYVCAPTSTIDMDTLTGDQIPIEMRSPDEVTEMWYKERMAPEGINVYNPAFDVTDHSLITGIITEKGMCHAPYDKAFESLGIGR is encoded by the coding sequence ATGACGGTTGAGGAATTTTTTGACCAGGTGATTACGGTCAGAATGAGAGAGGACAGAAGCTCGCTGGACATCATAGACCAGACGCTTCTTCCGGGCACCATTAAGCGTATCAATCTGAATACAAAAGAGGAAATATGGGAGGCAATCAAGAAGCTGAGAGTCCGCGGAGCCCCTGCAATCGGCGCTGCGGCTGCCTATGGAATAGCCCTGCTGGCATCCGGCATTGCCGGGGACCAGTACGACGCGTTTTACAGCCGGTTTAAGGAATTGAAGGATTATCTGGCATCGTCCAGGCCAACGGCTGTCAATCTGTTTTGGGCGCTGAACCGTATGGAGGCGGCTGTTACGGCCAATAAGGAAAGGGACGTGACCGCAATCAAGGAGCTGCTCTTTGAGGAGGCGGATAAGATTCGGGAGGAGGATATCCAAATCAGCCGCGGTATCGGAGAAATTGGCTTTGGGCTGCTGAAGGAGCTCAAAAAGGAGGGCAGGGAAATAGGTATCCTGACCCACTGCAATGCAGGCACACTGGCCACGGCCAAGTATGGGACAGCTACGGCTCCCATGTATATTGCCCTGGAAAAGGGATGGCCCGGAACAGCCATGCATGTTTACTGTGATGAGACAAGGCCCCTTCTCCAGGGCGCCCGCCTCACCTCCTTTGAACTCTATAATGCGGGTATCACCACCACCCTGCAGTGCGACAATATGGCGTCCATACTGATGAAATCAGGAAAGATTGACATTATCTTTGTGGGCTGCGACCGGGTGGCCAGAAACGGCGATGCCGCCAATAAAATAGGAACCAGCGGCGTGGCCATTCTGGCAAAGCACTATGGAATCCCCTTCTATGTGTGCGCGCCCACCTCCACCATTGATATGGATACATTGACAGGCGATCAGATTCCCATTGAGATGCGAAGCCCTGATGAGGTGACAGAGATGTGGTATAAGGAGCGCATGGCTCCGGAAGGAATCAATGTATATAATCCGGCCTTTGATGTGACCGACCACTCCCTGATTACAGGCATCATCACGGAGAAGGGAATGTGCCACGCGCCATATGACAAGGCGTTTGAGTCCTTGGGAATAGGGAGGTAA